The Tropicibacter oceani DNA segment GCGCCGCAGGCGGGCACGCCAAAATGCGCCTCGGCCTGGGCGGGGATGTTCGGCAGGATCGTGGCGACGACGTCGCCGGGCTGCACCCCCAGCCGGGCCAGCGCCGAGGCCAGCCGCGTGACACGCTCGATGTATTGCGCATAGGTCTTGCGGTGGGGCCCGTAGACGACGGCCATGTGATCGGGCCAGATCCCGGCCGCGCGCCGCAGGAATGACAAGGGTGTCAAAGGCACATAATTGGCCGCGTTCTTGCCCAACCCGGTTTCGTCCTGCATCCAGCCCATGACCTTCTCCCCTTGCTCGATCCGATGCGGATAATGGCGATTGGCGGGGCTGGTGAAAAGAGCGTTTTGCGTTAGGGTGCGCGCATGATCATTTCGCCCGGCCGTTCCTATATCTTCGTGCATATCCCCAAGACCGGGGGGACCTCGATGGCGCTTGCGCTGGAAGACCGTGCGCACCGTGACGACATCCTGATCGGCGACACGCCCAAGGCGCAAAAACGCCGCGGCCGGGTGAAAAAGCTGACCGCGCGCGGGCGGCTGTGGAAACACGCTACGCTTGCCGATATCGACGGCGTTCTGACGCCGGATCAGATCGACGCGATGACCTGCTTTACCCTGGTGCGCAACCCATGGGACCGCATGGTCAGCTACTACCACTGGCTTCAGGCGCAGCGCTTTGATCATACGGCCGTCACCCTCGCGCAGACGCTGGATTTCGCGGGTTTCGTGCGACACGAACACACCCGCACCACCCTCAAGGCCTGGCCCTATGCCCGCTACATGACCGATGCCAACGGGGTCGAGCAGGCCGCCGTCTACCTGCGCCTCGAAAAGCTCGACCAGGATCTGGCGCCGCTTGCCGAACGGCTCGGTATCCCGCTGGAGATCCCGCACGCGAACAAATCCAACCGGCGCGCCTATCAAAGCTACTACACCGACGACCTGGTCGATGTGGTGGCCGATACCTGCGCGCAGGACATCGCGCGCTTTGGCTATGGGTTCGAGCCTTAGCCCCGGCCATTGACGGGATCGACAGGCCACCCTGTCGGAGCCTCCGGCGGGGATATTTGAAGCACAAAGAAACACGCAATGCGCAAGAAAAGGCCCGCCTCGAGTCTCTCGAAGGCGGGCCGGAAGCGCAGGGCTTCTTCGTGCACGGCCATCGGCGTCCCCGCCTGTACCGTGCCTGAAAGCCTGGCACATTAACCTTAACATCCGGTTTCTTTGTGCCAAAAATATCCCGGGGGAGCGCGCAGCGCGGGGGCAGAGCCCCCTAGGCGGTTTTCCCCGGGCGCGCGCTGCCGTGTCTATCGGATCGGGTCGAACAGGGCGTCCTGCATCGTGCAATCCTTGACGGTGTCGCGCCCGCAGGGAACAGGGGCTAGATCCCGGGACAGGCACAGGCGCGCCTCCT contains these protein-coding regions:
- a CDS encoding sulfotransferase family 2 domain-containing protein, translating into MIISPGRSYIFVHIPKTGGTSMALALEDRAHRDDILIGDTPKAQKRRGRVKKLTARGRLWKHATLADIDGVLTPDQIDAMTCFTLVRNPWDRMVSYYHWLQAQRFDHTAVTLAQTLDFAGFVRHEHTRTTLKAWPYARYMTDANGVEQAAVYLRLEKLDQDLAPLAERLGIPLEIPHANKSNRRAYQSYYTDDLVDVVADTCAQDIARFGYGFEP